Within Paenibacillus sabinae T27, the genomic segment GCCAAGCACCCACTCCGCCATTTCCTCTATGATTTCCTTCTCTTCCCCTTTGGGGAACCAGTAGGGAAGCGAACGGACGAGAAACGTCTGGCCGCCAAAATGCTCCAAATAGACGCCGGCCTGCTCGAACCACTGCAGACGCTCGCCGAGCAGCTTGCTTTCCGAAGGAGTGAATTCCAGCGTGATTGGCAGCAGCAGCTCCTGCGAGGCTTCGGCAGGACGGCCGAACTTCTCGAAGTAATACTCGTAATTGATGCGTTCATGCGCCGCATGCTGATCGATCAGATACAGCCCTCCATCGTTCTGGGCGATAATATAGGTTCCGTGATGCTGGCCGATATAATTCAGCTCGGGGAATGGCGGCAGACCTGATGTCTCGCTTCCGGCCGGAGCCCACAGTTCTTCAGTTCCGGGAACAGGCTGCTCCTTACGAGGACCCGTTCCAGAACCGGTACGGTATCCCCCGTATGCCGCGCCGTCGCGCAGCTGAGGCTGGAACGATCCGCCCGCATAGGATGTGCTGCGCTCTCCTCCCCGAGTCTTGCCGGAGGACCTATCATCATAGGGAATGGAAGGCGAATAGGCTCTTGAGGCGGCAGCCTCGGAGGCGGCGTCTGAAGTTACCGAACGCGGATTCGGACCGCGCCAGGCGCCAGGCTGCTCCGTAAGGTCAGTCGATAACGTAACATCTGCCGCGTTTGTTGAAGATTCATCCGCCCCTGCTCCCGTTTCTTGAGAAACTTTAAGCCCGGCCCCCTGTTCCTTCACTTCATCTATCGAACCATTGAATTTCGGCGAAGCCTTCGGAAAAGCAAACTGCTCCTGAATAAAAGAGGTGCTGCCTTTCGGGCCAATCGTCTCCCTGCCGGGCCGGGGGATCAGATTTTCGCCGAGCAGCGCTTTGCGGATCTCCTGCTCCACGAGCTGATACAGCTCGGGTTCCTTGCTGAACCGGACCTCCAGCTTCGCGGGATGCACATTGACATCCACTAGCGAAGGATGCATATCCAGCTTCAGGACGAGCAGCGGATAGCGGTTGATCGGCAGCAGCGTATGGTACGCGCGCATGATGGCCGCATTCAGCCCGTTGCTGCGGATATTCCGGCCGCCGACAATGGTTGTAATCGCGTTCCGGTTGGACCTCGTCCAGTCCGGGCGGCTCACGTAGCCCGAAATCCGGTAATCGGGATCTTCGGCATGCACAGGCAGCATCGCTTTGGCGGCCGATGTTCCGTATACGGCGGCAATGACCTGCAGCAGATCGCCGTTGCCGAGTGTATGCAGCAGCTGGTTGCCGTTATGCTGCAGCGTAAAGGATATTCCGGGATGGGCCAGCGCCATCCGGTACATGGCGTCGGAGATATGGCCGAGCTCCGTCTGGATGCTCTTCATATATTTCAGTCTTGCCGGGGTATTGTAGAACAATTCCCTGACGGTCATCTCCGTTCCCCTGCCGTGGGCGGTGTCCTCACTTGCTGTCAGCTTCCCGCCCTCAATCTCAAGTCGTCTTCCTCTGCCGTCGTCGGAGCTCGCCGTCGTCAGCGACACTTTGGCGACGGCGGCGATGCTGGGCAGCGCCTCGCCCCGGAAGCCGAGGCTGGTGATTTGAAACAGGTCGCGTCCATTCTCGATTTTGCTCGTGGCGTGACGGTAGAAGGCCGTCTCGCAATCCTCCGGTTCGATGCCCGAACCGTTATCCTTGACCCGGATGCTCTGCAGCCCCCCTTCCTCCACAGCTACTTCGATCCGGGTGCTGCCCGCGTCGATGGCGTTCTCCACAAGCTCCTTCACAACCGAAGCCGGCCGTTCCACCACTTCCCCGGCGGCAATCTGGTTGGCAATATGCTCGTCCAGCACATGGATTTTGACCATTTCCATTCACCTCCGATTCCGCTAACGCTTTATTTGGATCTCATCTTCATCTTTAAATCATTGAGCAGCTGCATCGCCTGAAGCGGCGTCATATTCATCAAATCCGCCGCCCCGACCGCAGCCATAATGTCATCCGCGACCGAATGCTCGTGATGCCCAGCGTTCGGCTTGCGTTCGCGCCGCGGCTCCTCGTCGCCGAAGATGGAGAGCTGCACGACTTCGCCGCTTTCTTCCGCTGGCTCGGCCAGATGCGCCGCCGTCTCCCGGAGGGCGAGTTCGGAAACGCCCAAGCTCCCTTCATTCCGGGACGGGAAGCTGCCTGCTGAACCGGCAGCGGTTTCTCTTATGCCATCCGGTTTCGTCGATCCTAAGGCTAACGTCACGCCGCTGTGAACTTCAACGGGGTGAACCACCTCCCCAGTCGAGGGAGCCGCAGCGGAATGCTCGATTTGCTGTAGCAGGCCGTACGCGCGGTCGATAATGCTGCCGGGCAGCCCGGCCAGGCGCGCGCAGTATATCCCGTAGCTGCTGTCCGCCGCGCCGGGGATCAGCTTGCGGAGGAAATGAACCTTGTCTCCGCTCTCCTGAACCGCCATCGAATAATTGCGAAGGCCATCCAGCGTGTCCTCCAAATGGGCCAGCTCATGAAAATGCGTGGATACAAGCGCCTTGCAGCCGATGTGATGGTGCACGTACTCGATAACCGCCTGGGCAATCGCCATACCTTCGCTCGTAGAGGTTCCCCGGCCCAGTTCATCGATGATGATCAGACTGCGCGGCGTCGCTTTTTCAGTCATAAGCTGAATGTCGGCCATTTCGACCATAAAGGTACTCTGTCCGCCGATCAGGTCATCCGCTGCTCCGATCCGGGTGAAAATCCGGTCGATGACCGGGATTTCGGCCTTGTCGGCCGGAACGAAGCATCCTACCTGCGCCATAATGCAGATCAAGGCGACCTGGCGCATATAGGTGCTTTTTCCAGCCATATTCGGACCAGTAATCAGCAATATCCTTCCGTCATCCTGAACGAGACCGGCGCCGTTCGCGATAAAGGATGCATCCTTCAGCACCGCCTCGACGACGGGATGCCGCCCGCCGACGATCCTTAAGTCAAAGCCCTCGGTAAGCGCCGGTTTCACAAAACGCTGCTCCGCACTGACCGCGGCAAGGCTTTGGTATACGTCGATTTCGGCTACTTTTTCAGCCAGACGCTGCAGTCTGGGAATCTGGGCGCTCAGCCGCTCACGCAGCTCGGAGAACAAAGTGTATTCAAGGTCGGTCATCTTGTCCTGCGCTTCCAGAATCAGCGCTTCTTTCTCTTTCAATTCCGGGGTCACAAAACGCTCCGCATTGGCGAGCGTCTGCTTGCGCTCATACCTTCCTTCAGGCAGGGATGCCAGGTTGGAGCGGGTGATTTCAATATAATAGCCAAAAACCTTGTTGTATCCAATCTTCAGTGACTTGATTCCGGTAGCCAGACGCTCCCTTGCCTCCAGCTCCGCGATCCACTGTTTGCCGCTGCTGCTCGCTTCCCGAAGCTCGTCCAGCCGGGCGTGGCATCCAGGCCGGATAATCCCGCCGTCTCGGACAGATACCGGAGGATCGTCGACAATCGTCGCTTCAATGTCCTCCCGCAGGTCGGTGCACTCATCTATCGCTTCGCCGATCTCCCGCAGGGTGGACGAACCGGAAGCCAGGCACAGCTCTTTAAGCGCCGGAATCTGCGCAAGCGACAGCTTCAGAGCGTTCAGGTCGCGGCCGTTCGCGCTTCCGTAAGCCACCCGTCCGGTAAGCCGCTCCAGATCATAGATTTCTTTGAGAGCCAACCGCAGATCCTCGCGTACGATGAACTGATTGTACAAATAGTCTACAGCCTCAAGCCGCCGCTCAATCCGGGTGCGCTGCAGGAGCGGCTTGTCGATCCGCCGCCGGAGTAGCCGGGCGCCCATCGAGGTCTCCGTACGGTCGAGCAGCCAGAGCAGCGAGCCCTTCTTGGAGCGTTCGCGTACAGTCTCGGTCAGCTCCAGATTGCGCCGGGTGAACGGGTCCAGAATCATATAATTCCCCGGCTCATACGGGGAGATTTGGCTGAGCTGCCCGAGTGACCTGCGCTGCGTTTCGCCAAGGTACGAGATCAGCAGTGCGACGCACTGGGCGCGCTCGCTCTCAAGGCGGGCCCAGGCCGCTTCGCCGAACTGGCGCCGTGCCCCGTCTTCGTCTTTCTTCTCCCAAGGCGTATAGACGACCGGCTTCGCTCCCGGCACCGTCTCGGTCCGGACATTCTCGAGCAGCCGGCCGTCTCCGATGATTTCCGCCGGCTCGTACAGGCCGATTTCGCCGCGAAGCGTGTCCGCCCCAGAGGGCGAAGAGGTCACATAGAGCTCCCCGGTCGTCAGATCGCACGCGGCAAGCGCCGTCATCTCGTTCACTTCCGTAACACAGACCAGATAATTATTGCTTTTGTCCGCGAGCGACTTGCCTTCCATCACCGTTCCGGGGGTCACGACGCGAACGATATCCCGCCGCACCATGCCCTTGGTTGTCGCCGGATCATCAAGCTGCTCGCAGATCGCAACTTTGTATCCTTTTTCGATCAGACGCTGTATGTAGCCCTCCGCGGCATGGTAGGGGACTCCGCACATCGGAATGCGCTCGTCGCCCCCGCCCTCCCGGCCAGTCAGGGTAATTTCCAGTTCCTTGGAAGCCAGCAGAGCGTCTTCAAAAAACATCTCATAGAAATCGCCCAGCCGGAAAAAAAGGAAGGCATCCTTCGCCCCTTCCTTGACTTTTAAGTATTGCTCGATCATCGGTGTATATTTCGCCATTGTAAACCTCCAGGCCGTAGCATGCTTATCCACTATTATAACAGAAACCGTACCGGCAAGCTTAAGCCGGAAGACGGCCGCAAACGGCGGGATTCATTGACGCAGCCAATGATCTCCCGCCAGACGCGTGCAAAGTATATTATCATAAAACCCAAGTCTTCGCCTAGAGCAAAGAAAAACGCCCCAATACGTCCTTATGTGGACGATGGAGCGTTTCTCGTGGCAGAGTACTGCTGTTTCACCAGCGAAATAATCAAAACAATACGCCCAAAAGCGCAAAAGCAGCCGCCCCGAAATTCCAGCGGTAAAACCGCCAATAAGCATGCGCCGGTTCAAGGCGCATGCTCTCCGCACCACAGCCCGCGGACATCGCGGGTTTCGTCCCAGGTCCGGCCCGCTTCGATCAGGCGCAGCAGCGGCTCGATAGCGTCAGCCGCAGCCGCGTACCCTTCCAGCGCCCGAAGCTGCGCTTTCAGCGGCTCGAACGCGGCGCGAAGCGGCGGCTTGTCGCCGCGGTAATACGCGGCGTGCAGGTCTTCCCGGTCGAGCGGGCGCAGCGGCAGGTCTTCATAATGGCTCACGATCAGGTGAGCCAGCGTGACCGCGCCCCGGGCGATGACCGGGGACACAAGGAAGCTCGGCAGGGTCCGGTACTCGAAGCCGCCGTGCGGCTGGAGCCGGAAATCGCCGAGCACGCCGTAGCGCGGACGCCGCCCGCCGGCCCGGGCGTCCTCCAGCAGCGCGATGGGCAGCGCGAGGTAGCTGTCCAGCGCGCGCAGCAGCGGCGCCGTCAGCGTGACGCCGCTGAAGTGCAAGTGCCCGCCGAGGGCCCAGCCCCTCAGCGGCATTCCTCCTGCCAGCCAGCTTAGGCTGCGGTCGGCAATGAGCCGGTCCGCCTGCCTGGCGGCGGACCTCAGCTGCGCCAGCAGCGCGCGCGGCTCCCCGCGCGGCCGGGGGCGCAGCTCCGCCACCGGGAACGCGCCGCGCGTTCCCGGTGGTCCGGCGTCGCAGCCGGCGACGCCGTCCGCGGGCAGGTACCGCGACGCGGGCACGACGCGGCCGGTGGAGACCCGGAGCAGGAGGAACTCCGGGTCCATACCCATGACGAGGTCCGGCCGTCCGGGCCGTTCCCTCTCCAGCGCGGCGCGAAGCGCCGCCTCAGCCGAGCGGTATAGCTCGGGCATGGAACCGCCGGCCCCGGTTTTCGGCGGGCGGATGGCCTCAACCGTAAACCGCCGCTCTCCCCTGGCGGCGATCAGCACCTCTCCGCAGTCTAGGCCGAGGCAGTACAGCGCTTTGGCGGCCAGACTGCCCAGCCGCTTCGGCAGGCTTCCCCGGGCCAGAAAAGGAACCGCCGCGTTTGCGGCCGGGCTTCCCGAAGACTCTCTGCCCTCCGAAAGACGCGGCCGGGGCCGGGCCGTGAGCAGCGGCGCCGCCGGTCCCATCCCGAGGCCCGCTCCGAGTGGAGTGATCTCAAGCGGAGCCAAATTATGAACCTTGACCCGGTAACGCTGGCGATAATGCGCTTCCCCGCCCCCTTCCGACTCCGCCAAGCTTCTATTCAAGCCGCCGGGACTCCCCGACCGGCGATCTTGGCCAGAGCCAGCGCCTTCTCCAGACACAAGATAGGCCTCGATTCCGCTGCGCCGAAGCCGGCTTTCCCTGCCTTCGGGCGTCAACGCTTGATAAACATGGATTCCCTCATTCATGTCCTGTCCCCCCGAAGCTCATAGTCAGTTATGTATACAAGGCGGTCCCCTCTTTACGCCCGAAAAAAAACAAAAAAAGGAGGGCATCCGCCCTCTACGCCGCCGCTCCCGGTTCATATAATGGAACATATCCGCTCCCGCACAATAGAAAGAGCCGGCGGGTCCGGTTCAGCCCCCTTAAAACCGGGCGGCGGCGTATCTTGCTTACAGCTCATCGTCCAACGCGTCGGAGTCCAGATCCTCGAAGTCGAAGCCTTCGGATTCAAAATCGAAATCCTTGTCTTCCGGATCACTCTCGTCATTGCTGACGAATACGCGAACCTTGGTTTCAGCCACCAGCTCGGCCTCGAATTCGCGTTCCACCCGGATCGTTACGCTGCCGCCGCCAGGCGATACCCCCGCTTCCACACAGTTCGGCTCCTGCGTTGCCTCCGCAGAAACCTCCACGGTGGAAGCCCGGTGTTTCGGGTCGAGATACGAAAGCGAGATCGGCTCCACATAAGACACGGTCTCTTTCGCCACCTCGGTTTGCTTGTTTTTGTCGTACGAATACCAGATGTTGATATCGTAAGTACCGATTACCTCAATTCCGTTCCCGGCGGCAACCGCTTCGTACTGGTGGTTGATGATCCAAGCCCCCAAAATACTCGTCGGATGATGTGGCGGAGTTACGGTATGGGTT encodes:
- the mutS gene encoding DNA mismatch repair protein MutS, with the protein product MAKYTPMIEQYLKVKEGAKDAFLFFRLGDFYEMFFEDALLASKELEITLTGREGGGDERIPMCGVPYHAAEGYIQRLIEKGYKVAICEQLDDPATTKGMVRRDIVRVVTPGTVMEGKSLADKSNNYLVCVTEVNEMTALAACDLTTGELYVTSSPSGADTLRGEIGLYEPAEIIGDGRLLENVRTETVPGAKPVVYTPWEKKDEDGARRQFGEAAWARLESERAQCVALLISYLGETQRRSLGQLSQISPYEPGNYMILDPFTRRNLELTETVRERSKKGSLLWLLDRTETSMGARLLRRRIDKPLLQRTRIERRLEAVDYLYNQFIVREDLRLALKEIYDLERLTGRVAYGSANGRDLNALKLSLAQIPALKELCLASGSSTLREIGEAIDECTDLREDIEATIVDDPPVSVRDGGIIRPGCHARLDELREASSSGKQWIAELEARERLATGIKSLKIGYNKVFGYYIEITRSNLASLPEGRYERKQTLANAERFVTPELKEKEALILEAQDKMTDLEYTLFSELRERLSAQIPRLQRLAEKVAEIDVYQSLAAVSAEQRFVKPALTEGFDLRIVGGRHPVVEAVLKDASFIANGAGLVQDDGRILLITGPNMAGKSTYMRQVALICIMAQVGCFVPADKAEIPVIDRIFTRIGAADDLIGGQSTFMVEMADIQLMTEKATPRSLIIIDELGRGTSTSEGMAIAQAVIEYVHHHIGCKALVSTHFHELAHLEDTLDGLRNYSMAVQESGDKVHFLRKLIPGAADSSYGIYCARLAGLPGSIIDRAYGLLQQIEHSAAAPSTGEVVHPVEVHSGVTLALGSTKPDGIRETAAGSAGSFPSRNEGSLGVSELALRETAAHLAEPAEESGEVVQLSIFGDEEPRRERKPNAGHHEHSVADDIMAAVGAADLMNMTPLQAMQLLNDLKMKMRSK
- a CDS encoding outer spore coat protein CotE, with the translated sequence MSLGHKRQTREIITKAICGKGRKFSTVTHTVTPPHHPTSILGAWIINHQYEAVAAGNGIEVIGTYDINIWYSYDKNKQTEVAKETVSYVEPISLSYLDPKHRASTVEVSAEATQEPNCVEAGVSPGGGSVTIRVEREFEAELVAETKVRVFVSNDESDPEDKDFDFESEGFDFEDLDSDALDDEL
- the mutL gene encoding DNA mismatch repair endonuclease MutL, producing MVKIHVLDEHIANQIAAGEVVERPASVVKELVENAIDAGSTRIEVAVEEGGLQSIRVKDNGSGIEPEDCETAFYRHATSKIENGRDLFQITSLGFRGEALPSIAAVAKVSLTTASSDDGRGRRLEIEGGKLTASEDTAHGRGTEMTVRELFYNTPARLKYMKSIQTELGHISDAMYRMALAHPGISFTLQHNGNQLLHTLGNGDLLQVIAAVYGTSAAKAMLPVHAEDPDYRISGYVSRPDWTRSNRNAITTIVGGRNIRSNGLNAAIMRAYHTLLPINRYPLLVLKLDMHPSLVDVNVHPAKLEVRFSKEPELYQLVEQEIRKALLGENLIPRPGRETIGPKGSTSFIQEQFAFPKASPKFNGSIDEVKEQGAGLKVSQETGAGADESSTNAADVTLSTDLTEQPGAWRGPNPRSVTSDAASEAAASRAYSPSIPYDDRSSGKTRGGERSTSYAGGSFQPQLRDGAAYGGYRTGSGTGPRKEQPVPGTEELWAPAGSETSGLPPFPELNYIGQHHGTYIIAQNDGGLYLIDQHAAHERINYEYYFEKFGRPAEASQELLLPITLEFTPSESKLLGERLQWFEQAGVYLEHFGGQTFLVRSLPYWFPKGEEKEIIEEMAEWVLGERNIDLAKLREKSSILCSCRASIKANQKLTEQEVESLLSRLSACRQPYTCPHGRPIVISFSPYDLEKLFKRVM
- a CDS encoding putative amidoligase domain-containing protein; the encoded protein is MGMDPEFLLLRVSTGRVVPASRYLPADGVAGCDAGPPGTRGAFPVAELRPRPRGEPRALLAQLRSAARQADRLIADRSLSWLAGGMPLRGWALGGHLHFSGVTLTAPLLRALDSYLALPIALLEDARAGGRRPRYGVLGDFRLQPHGGFEYRTLPSFLVSPVIARGAVTLAHLIVSHYEDLPLRPLDREDLHAAYYRGDKPPLRAAFEPLKAQLRALEGYAAAADAIEPLLRLIEAGRTWDETRDVRGLWCGEHAP